Part of the Bubalus kerabau isolate K-KA32 ecotype Philippines breed swamp buffalo chromosome 18, PCC_UOA_SB_1v2, whole genome shotgun sequence genome is shown below.
ctttttaatatgctgcctagactggtcacagtttttctttcaagaagcaagcatcttttaatttcatggctgcagtcaacatctgcagtgattttggagaccaggaaaacaaagtctgtcactgtttccattgtttccccatctatttgccatgaagtgattccaatcccaaagaaaggcaatgccaaagaatgctcaaactaccacacaattgcactcatctcacacactagtaaagtaatgctcaaaattctccaaaccaggcttcagcaatacgtgaactgtgaacttacagatgttcaagctggttttaggaaaggcagaggaaccagagatcaaattgccaacatccactggatcatggaaaaagcaagagagttccagaaaaacatctatttctgtttcattgactatgccaagcctttgactgtgtagatcacaataaactgtggaaaattcttcaagagatgggaataccagaccacctgacctgcctcttgagaaacctatatgcaggtcaggaagcaacagttagaactggacatggaacaacagactggttccaaataggaaaaggagtacgtcgaggctgtatattgtcaccctgcttatttaacttatatgcagagtacatcatgagaaattctgggctggaagaagcacaagctggaatcaagattgccgggagaaatatcaataacctcagatatgcagatgacaccacccttatggcagaaagtgaagaagaattaaaaagcctcttgatgaaagtgaaagaggaaagtgaaaaagctggcttaaaactcaacattcagaaactaagatcacggcatctggtcccataacttcatggcaaatagatggggaaacagtggaaacagtgtcaggggttgcaaagagtcggacatgactgagcgactgaactgaactgatgggaccagatgccatgatcttagtttctgaatgttgagttttaagccagctttttcactctcctctttcactttcatcaagaggctttttaattcctcttcactttctgccataacggtggtatcatctatatatctgagattattgatatttctccctgcagtcttgattccagcttgtgcttcgtccagcctggcatttcacatgatataccctgcatacaagttaaataagcagggtgacaatatacagccttgatgtactcctttcccagtctgGAGCCACATGGACTTGCCAGGTGGAGCTTACATATGCTTACGGAAGGTTGCCCGTGACCAAGCGGGGACATCGTGACGCACACGTGCAGCGCTGTAAGTGATCTCGGCTGTTACATAATCATTATTTACAGAACGTGGGGCAAGAGGGACAGGATGTAGGGTGGGAGAGCCTGACcgtgccatcttggctaatttgctctacCCTTACAAGAACAGACAAGGGAAACTACTACAGCAAATTGCTGAAAATCAGCGACTTGTTATATAAATTCTAAAAGCAGCCAGAAAAAATAGACTATGCACAGTTAAACAAACATAGGGATAACCGCCAATTTCTCATCAGTAACATTGCAAACTGGAAGATAATAAAACAATATTCTTCAACTCACTGGAAGAATGCCCATCGACCTAGAATTTGATACTTCGTGAAAATCTTTCAAAAAGGTGAAGGCAGATTAAATTCAGTCTCATTCAAGCAGTGGTTGACAGAATTCACCATCAGCTGATTTGCCGAACAAGAAAACCCTAAGAAGTTACTGGGGCTAAAGGAGTAACCAGCAGCGAGAAGACAGGCTTTCCGCAAAAGAGCGAAGAGAGCAGAAGTAAATTTTACTTCAACAATAATGGACTGTTTAAAGCAAAAACGTTGGTGGAGCTGATGGGGTGCCTAGAAGCAAGTGAGGACCGAGGTGGCTTCTCTCCTTGAAGGGGGCGCCTGCCACAGGGAGCCCGGGTCCACGGCCTCCACCCTGAGCTGCCCATGGTATTCATCCTCATGGGCGGTGGTGAGTAGTTCTTGGGGCCAAAAAATACGGTAAAAACTTGGGATCACACCAAGAGTCCTCTCGGCTAGGGGCTGACCGCGAATGAAGTATAGAGAGGCCCCTGGGGAAGCGGGGCGCTCCCTGCGGCCCTGGATGGCTGCAGCCTCCCCTTTTTCCCCGGTGACCCCACCCCCATGAGAAGCCGGTGCAGAGCGCCAGCCCCTGATGGTCTGCGTGGCCGGCACACGCGCAGAGGAGTTCTGATCTCACACAGCGCCCAGAACCAACATTTGAGGGGCCCTGAGAATGAGCCTCACTCTGGAGAATGGTTTGCATTCGAAGGACCCAACCAAATGCCCAGGTTCACCaagttccttctccaaatatcacCAGCTTCATTCTCCAAATATCACCTACGAACCAGCACCAGGAGATGCTCAGATACATGAGCGCTGTTATGAATGATTTTCCAACAGTGGGCATTTTTCTTGGATGGGAAAGAGAACCCTGTGGGAACCACATCCTCACCAGAAGGGCCGGGCATCGACACAGGGCGTGACCTGGAGTCTGGAAGCTGAGTGGCTCCCAAGCTCCCACACGCCATAGCCAATGCACAGACATCAGGACACCTAGCTGTGCAGGACAGCTGTCCTCCCTGCATGCCAATAACTAGCTCCACCTCGGATGAGACTGGGACAGGGGTCTGaagctgcacccagagcccgtCCCTGAGGGCCGCCTGCATCCCGGGCTTTGGGGGCCGTGAGCCCTGCCCcactctcccacccaccccaccttAGGTTTCCACGGCTGCTCTGTGTTCCCCGCAGGTCACAGGTCTACAGTGCACCTCCCCCTGCTGCAGAGCAGTGCGGGGGCAAAGCTGCGGGGTGGGGAGCAGCCTGGTCCTGCAGGGGCTCCCCCAAGTGTAGCAGGAGCTCAGGGCATGACGGCTGGGGCAGAACTCGCTGCTAAGGAGGATGGATTTTATACTCAGGGCAACAGGGGTCAGCAAAGGCTTTCCAACAGGAGGGTGGGTGTGCTGAACAGAGAGCAGGCtggaggggaagacagagaacagGGTCCGGCTACATGCTATTCCAATGGCTGAGGCCGGCAGGGCCACCAGCAGATGCTACATGAGTAtataagagaaagggaaaagtctCTGATGTCCTCAGTGTCCCTGGCCCGTATCCCAGGGGCATGGCTCAGAGCCACGGCTGCGCTCCGCCCTGACGCCTTGTTCCTGGGAGGCCTCCAGCCCTCCACTGCCCCCGATTCAGCAAATAGCTCTCCCGTCCACCTGCTTCTCTGAAACCCTGAGCAATTCACCCGGGCTTTAACAGCATCTACCACTTCtgtaggacatggaacaacagactggttccaaataggaaaaggagtacgtcaaggctgtatattgtcaccctgcttattttaacttctatgcagagtacatcatgagaaattctgggctggaagaagcacaagctagaatcaagattgctgggagaaatatcaataacctcagatatgcagatgacaccacccttatggcagaaagtgaagaggaactcaaaagcctcttgatgaaagtgaaagaggagagtgaaaaagctggcttaaagctcaacattcagaaaacgaagaccatggcatctggtcccatcacctcatagcaaatagatggggaaacaatggaaacagtgacagactttattttgggggggctccaaaatttggaaacagtgtcagactttgtttttgggggctccaaaatcactgcagatggtgactgcagccatgaaattaaaagacacttactccttggaagtaaagttatgaccaacctagatagcatattcaaaagcagagacattacttttcccaacaaaggtccatctagtcaaggctatggtttttccagtggtcatgtatggatgtgatagttggactgtgaacaaagctgagcaccgaagaattgatgcctttgaactgtggtgctggagaagcctcttgagagtcccttggactgcaaggagatccaaccagtccatcctaaaggggatctgctgaggctgaaactccaattctttgtccacctcatgtgaagagttgactcattggaaaagactctgatgctgggagggattgggggcaggaagagaaggagaagacagaagatgacatggctggatggcatcaccgactcgatggacatgagtttgagtgaactctgggagttggtgatggacagggaggcctggcgtgctgcgattcatggggtcggcgagtcagacacgactgagcaactgaactgaactgaaccgaaccactTCTGTAAATGGTTAGCAACGTTTTTGATTGTCtgagacagaaggaaaagagagagagtagATGTGAACAGGAACGCAGATGGTACGCTGTCTGGGCATGGGCAGCTCCAGCGAACCCAGGGTCCTGACTCCACAGGCTCTCAGATGGAAACAGGAAGAACACATGCCCTTCCAGAGGCCATCAGGGCAGCTCTCAACAGGAAAACGTGAGCACCATCAAGCCTGGACAGCCGGAcagctcccctccctccctggagcCCCAGCTAGACTGTCCCTCCGGCAGGCGGTGGGTTCTAATGGAAGCTCTTGAGGATCGGGTTCAGCCCTTGGCGACGGCGGCTCCCAGGACGCAGtggagaatgatttttttttaatttcttcaacgCTCACATATTGAGATAAAAGAGGTCACTCTGGCTTATACATCAATTCACTTGAATTTGATGCTAACTAAATAAAATGCCCTATTTGTGGTCTATCAAACATACATTGTACACCTGCGTTAATTATTAGAGAGGGCCACACTGAGCAGAAGGAAGGCCCGTGTGAAAAGTCAAGACTGGAAGCCGCTGCTCCGGGGACCCGGATGGGGACCTTCCGTGGTAAGACTCCCTCCCGGGTGCAAGGCCAGGTTGACGCCGTCTGCGTGCTggcctgtttttgtttgtttaaacctTAAAGAAGTGTATCCCTGACTTGTTTGACGTTCTTGGCTTTGACAGGATGTAAAGCTGTGCTGAAACCTCGCTTCTCCGGAGCGGTTTCTCAGGGAAACCCGGGAAGTGGGCCTCCGGCCTGCTTCTTTCTGATTGTAGCCCGTCGGGGGCTCTGACGGCGCCCGCCCTGCTGGAAGGCCGCGTTCCCCACACGGCGCCCGTCTGGGGGCTCCTGTCTCAACAGCGAAAAGAAACACGAAGCGCTCGCTGCCTTTCGCGCGCCTATTTTTTCCGCCTCCACCTCTCACGTCGTCCACCCAACCCCAGACTCAGGCCGAGGGACCGCGCGCGCTCTCGCGGCTCCCCGCCACTCGGCGCCAGCCCTGGGCCAGGCGTCTCGCCCGCGCCTCGGGAGGAGGCGGCGCGCGGCCCGGCCCCCAGCCCCGCGGCCTCGCCTCTCCGCGGGACAGCCCCCGACCCGCCGGAACCGCGGGGCACGCCGGGAGGACGGCGCGGTGGTGACGCCACACCGCGCCCCCGACGCAGGCGCGTGCGCGAGGCCGCTGGAACTACCCTTCCCAGGGCGCCCCGCGGCGCGCCCACTTCCGGCGGACGGTGCGGGGCCCGGAAGCGGCGCGGCGGCGAATCCCGCGGCGACAggtcggcggcggcggcggcggcggcggcggcggcagcggcggcggcgagcATGCGGGGCAGCCGGCTGCCCGCGGCGCGCGGCGCGTTCGTTCctcggcggtggcggcggcgcgCGGCGGCTCTCGCGTGAGCGGCGGCGGCCGGAGCGTCCGGCAGGGCGACGGGCGGGCGGAGTGCCCGCGTCTGCGAGGCGGCCCGGCGGGGCCCGGCGGCGGCGCCATGTGGAGCGGCCGGAGCTCCTTCACCAGCCTGGTCGTGGGCGTGTTCGTGGTGTACGTGGTGCACACCTGCTGGGTCATGTACGGCATCGTGTACACCCGCCCGTGCTCCGGGCACGGCCGCTGCATCCAGCCCTACCTGGCGCAGAGGCCCAAGCTGCAGGTGAGCGCCTGCTCCCCGCCCGCCCTCCACCCTCGGGCCGGGCGGGCCGAGCCGGGCGCCAGACTCTGACCCAGGTGAGGCCGCCTCCCCGCCCGAGCCCCGACGACCCTCGGCCCGCAGCTGGCCCCTGTGCCCCGCCCCGTCCAGCGGCCAGCCTCAGGCTTCAGCAGGTGTCCCTCTGTGGCAGGCCTGGCCCTCAGCCATCGTGGCACCGCCGAGTCCTGTCCCCTGAGGAACGGCAGGCACCTTCCCCGCAGCGGCCGCTCAGGTCTTCCTCTGTCGCGCCCTGCGCTTTCTGCCAGGGCCCTCGCAGGCTTGATTTTCTTGACGGTCCTTTTTTCAGCTCAGTGTGTATACCACCACGCGGTCTAATCTGGGCGCTGAGAACAACGTGGATCTGGTCTTGAACGTGGAGGACTTTGACGTGGAGTCCAAATTTGAAAGGTACGGATGTGGGCAAGGTGACAGGCAAGCCCCGTGACCATTGAGATTGTTGAAGAGTcagtgtatgcgtgtgtgtgtgagagagagagagagagtgtgagagAAGTGTACCGCAGAGAAGTGGCGTTACCGACCCTCTCGTGCGCGGTGGAGTGCTTCAGCTGCAAACGTGCGGAGCGTAGGCAGCAAACTTGGTTTCACTTGAAAGTAGCAGCTTTCTCACTTAGGAAGTAGCTTACCCAGCTTCTAACAGTTGCGGGATGCAGCTCGGCCCTGGGGAGTTTCCGGAGGGATGGGGATGGGTGCAGACGACATGCTGAACAGAGCTTACACAGATCCGACAGCAAAACTTGTGTTTTCCCAACAGAATTGATTCAGTTCTGTTATctagaagggaaaagagaaggacGGACGGAAGAATTTAGCAGAAAATCAAAATTAAGTGAAGTGTAGCTTTACAGAAAAGAGCAAGCAGAGTAAATATGGAAGTATGTAGTGTGACTTTTTAAAGCTGCATGTAACCGATGATTCTAGGTTTTTAAGTTTCAAGAAACGTAATTTTAAAAGCGATGTGCTCATCACGAGTCCTCCTCTTCCATCTTTGTTGTCTGGGAGGCGTCAAGACGAGTACTGGGGTGTGTGACTCGGCAGAGCCCGAGTCCTGTGGGAGAGCTGCTGTGGGGACGGGGTGGGTCACGCATGCCTGGGGCTGGCCTGCGACCTCAGCAGAAGGCATGCAGGCTTCGCAGCGGCCGCCTGTGCCTTCAGGGTGCGTTGCGTAAACCTACGTGTGGGACTCCAGTGACATCTAGGCAGGTGGGTTTCACTCTTAGTACTTCTCAGCCGACAGGAATCGGTTTGGGTTCAAAACAGCATTTTCTGTGGACGTGCTCGCGTGATCTCCACGTCCCCAGAACAAAACGCTCACGGCGTTGTCGTCGGTTATGTTGTTTCAGGACAGTCAACGTCTCTGTTCCCAAGAAAACGAGGAACAATGGCACGCTGTACGCCTACGTCTTCCTCCACCACGCCGGCGTCCTGCCCTGGAACGACGCGAAGCAGGTGCACCTGGTGAGCCCGCTAACCACCTACATGGTCCCCAAGCCGGAGGAGGTCAGCCTGCTGACCGGGGAACCTGCGGCACAGGTGAGCGGCGCTGGCGGAAGGCAGCCTGCTGGCCCCTTGAAGTCCACACACGTCTGCACGTGCAGTTATCTGTGTTGAGTTAGTGATGTGCAGATGAGTCTTCGGTGATTTTCTTTACCTGGATTCCTTCTCAGGTCACCGGGCCTCTGAGCCCTGGGAGCGTGTGTGCAGGGCAGAGAGTTGGTGCAGGGTGGCCCGCCTCAGCTACGGTCAGACTTGGAGCTGGTGACGCTGTGCTGGGGCAGGACAAGGCAGCGCTGGGGTGTTGATTCTAAGGATGTGACCTAAATTAGGAAAAAGGCAGGAGTACAAAATGTGTCTCATACGCCTAGAAAACCACACGTTCAGGGAAGGCTGGTGGGCACGCACTTGGCTGTGACCGCAGGGGAGGACAGAACAGAGGTAGCCTGGGGTTGGGGCCGTGTGCCCTGGAAGGAGAGCCCTTCACGTCCAGGGGCGGCAGCTCTCCGGGAGGTGTCCACATCGTCTTCTCTGTGTCCTTGGAGAGGCCCGGGTTCCCTTCCCTGCAGACCGCACAGCACTGCTTCAGGGCCTCCCCTGGAGGCCTGTGGAGGGTGAGGGCGGCTCTGGATCGGTGGGCGCTGTGGGCGCTGAGTCGCCGTCCCTGTCGCTGCCTCAGGGCCTCCCCGGGAGGATCGGGGGCGCTGAGTCGCCGTCTGCAGGGGGATCGGGGCGCTGAGTCGCCGTCCCTGTCGCTGCCTCAGGGCCTCCCCAGGAGGATCGGGGCGCTGAGTCGCCGTCCGCGGGAGGATCGGGGCGCTGAGTCGCCGCCCCTGTCGCTGCCTCAGGGCCTCCCCGGGAGGATCGGGGGCGCTGAGTCGCCGTCCGCAGGGGGATCGGGGCGCTGAGTCGCCGCCCCTGTCGCTGCCTCAGGGAGACGGCTCCGCTGTCAGCACTGGAGCTGGAGGGCGGAGACACATAGAGCGTCGCTGTTCACGGGGCTGCTCAGGTCCAGCGTTAAGGTCTTCCCGTCAGGAAGGGTTTGTTCTGAATTTAGTGGATTTAGGCTTGTTGCCCAGGCGCGGACAGGCCCCTTCCAGAAGGCTGGGCAGAGCTGCTTCAGAAGCATCTCGGTTCAGGCTCCTTGCAGGCTGCAGGGCTTTTACCTCCAGACTGCCCCCGCTTCCTGTGACTGTTCAGGGCTCGGCCTTCCCGGGGCAGGAGTCCATGAGACCCAGGATCACGAGCTCTGGAACAGCAGGCCTTCGGTTTCTGCCATGAGCAGGCTGTGGGGAGTGAGGGTCTGGGCGAGGGCCGCCGGGGTCCCTCTCGGGCCGGCTCGGGGCTGCACTCTCTCCCAGGTGAGGGTTCCACACCCCGCCCCCAAGACCCGCAGGGCCTGCCCCTCCCGGCCTTTCCCTGCTGAGTCAGCGCTCATGTTCAGCAGCAGATCGAGGCCGAGAAGAGGCCGACGAGTGCCCTGGATGAGCCGGTTTCTCACTGGAGGCCCAGGCTGACCCTAAACGTGATGGTGGACAACTTCATCTTTGACGGGGCCTCCTTGCCCGCGGACGTGCAGCGCTACATGAAGATGTAGGTGCCGCTGAGGCCCCGGGGCAGGCCCGCTGCAGGTCCCGCGCCCAGCTTGAGCATCACTCGTGCACTCCCTGAGCCAACAGCAGAGGGGGCATCCGGTGGGTGGGGGAGCCCCCGGGATCGTGGCCAGCCACAGTCCAGGAGCAGATGGGCCGCACCTGCACCCCTGAGACCTCTGTGGTGGGGAGCCGGGGGCTGCCTGGAGTGCCCCCGCCATCCTGCCTCCTGGAGGTCTCGCTGGTCCCAGCTGCCACCACGACcgggagggaagagggagcagCAGGTGTTCGTCTCGGAGGGACAGTGGGGAACCTGATTGGGCCGAGTCACCCTGCACCCTCGAGGCAATCCCCTGTCAGTGTCCCGTGACCTCACGCCACTCCCTAAGCTTAAATGCTGGTCGTTAGGTCACCCTCTTTCCGTCACTTGCCATCAGAAGCATAACCGTTGAAACCGGCTTAGGGCATCCTGCCCTAACCCCGACGCCGGTCTGGCCCCAGGTCGACACGTAGCTCCCAGAAACTCGGATGAGAATTGTCGCCTCACACACTTCTCAGCGGCCCCTCTGGTGCGCTCATGACACTCTGCCTTCTGTAAAGTTCTCATTTTTTAATGCTGGGTGTGTGCGTAGTTGGGAGCGTGAGGGCCGCGGGGCGCGAGGCCCCTGCCCGCCCCCTCCCAAGCCTGTGGCCCGCACGTCTTGCCGCACCCCGGACCCTCGTGTGGGCGCACGCACGGCCCCTCGTTCTGTGTCCTGAATGGCGTCCCGTTGAGCGCCCGGTGCCCAGCCTCACTGCGTTTTCCAGTGTCGGCTGTGAGGGGGGAATGTGGCGCACGGGCCCCTCCACTCCCCGTGGGAATGCGCGTCCTGGGCCTGCCAGCAACCAGAAGCCGCTGGAGTTGCGGTTGGGGGAGCGGTCTGTGAGATAGACCCAGCATCTTGGGGCTTCCGTCCCCCCGGGTGCGGGAGCCCCCCAGTGACCTGGAGACGGCTCTGCCCCCAGGATCCAGCTGGGGAAGACGGTGCAGTACCTGCCCATCCTGTTCATTGACCAGCTGAGCAACCGCGTCAAGGACCTCATGGTGAGTCGGCTGCCGCTGCCGACCCCAACATAGCGTGCATACTGCGGGCAGCGGGTCCCACCCGTGATGAGCACGAAGCCCTGGGAGGGCTACTTATCCCTCAAGTGGCTGTGGCCGTGGCTCCGCGGGAGCCTGGGTTTCTGGTGTGGAGGCATCTGGAGCAGAGCCTGCCTCTTCCAGGCTGGCGCCCGGTCACCTGCACCCCCAGGGATGGGCTGGGCTAACAGCTGACGCCTGAGGTTGCTTACCGCTGCAGGCACCGTGCTGTGCGCCTCGCAGCACCCAAACCACCATGTCACCGTGTCCCCGACCTGCAGGGCCTCACTTAGGGTCAGGGAGGTGCCCTCTCCGCGGAGGCCTGCTGCTTAGCGTCTCTGGGCAGAGCTCAGCTGTGGGGGCCGCAGGGTCGGGTGTCATGGGACACCTCCCCTCCACACACAGTCACACGTCAGTTCCAAGTGTCCTCGAGGGCCTTATTGAGGGGCCACTCCTCCCTGCAGCTCCTGCCGCCCCCGTGAGTGTGGCCGCCCCCCTGTGTTCTTCTCAGGGCAgccttggcatctggtccccggGCAGGGGCTCAGACTCCCGTGGGCCTCTGCTCGACTCAGCTGCCAACGTGGGTCCCCGCGCCTGCCCAGGAGGTGCCAGGGCTGTGGTCACAAGAGACACACAGGGTTCAGGTGATGGAGAGGAGCTCGAGGagtgagggcttcctggaggaggtgcctGCAGGTCCCCAGAGGACGGTGTGGTGCCGGGCCCGCGGGGTCCCAGCCTGGCTCAGGGCCGGACTGCCACCACTCCGCCGCAGGTCATCAACCGCTCCAGCACTGAGCTGCCGCTCACCGTGTCCTACGACAAGATCTCGCTGGGGCGGCTGCGCTTCTGGATCCACATGCAGGACGCCGTGTACTCACTGCAGCAGTTCGGTGAGGCTGCCGGGCGTGTCCCGGCAGTGGGGAGTCGGGGGAGCCCAGAACTCGGCACCTGTCCACCTGTGAGGCTGTCCCCCTTGGGCCCCGTGGGGTCCAAGGAGCTCCTTTCCAGACGAGGTGACCCCTCGGGGCTCTGTAGTACGGGTCCATGTCGCTCCTCACTCGGGTCCTCGGTCCCCTTTAGGATTCTCAGAAAAAGATGCTGACGAAGTGAAGGGGATCTTTGTCGACACCAACTTGTATTTCTTGGCGCTGACCTTCTTCGTGGCTGCATTCCACGTGAGTGCTCCTGGTTTTCCAGTGcagcctcccctctccccgccccgcAGGAGAGGGGTCTACACTCAGGCTCGACTAGCTGAAGGGCTAGGCTTCGTCTGTTTGGAGCCGTtttgaaaacaaatcaaaatcaaTGAGATTAGCAAAATAGGTGTTGCCTTGTCTGAGGTCTGGCACGGTGATTCCAAGAGTTACAGTCAGGTCCTGCTGGGAGGGTCCCCGTTAGACGCTGTGGCTGGCGACTGCCAGGAAAGCCTGCGTGGAGCTGTGCtcggggtggagggtgggggtgaggccCGGCTCCCGGCTGTAACAGTGGGTCCACAGGCCAGGGGaccagccaccagagaagctagaACTTGTCAGGGCCGCGCTGGGGCTGAGGTCTCCCTGAGTGGACAGTGTCTCCAATCGAGCCCGTGCTCACCCACATAGCATGGGGGCTCATCGCTGTCCTGTCCTCTTCCAGCTGCTTTTTGATTTCCTGGCGTTTAAAAACGACATCAGCTtctggaagaagaagaagagcatGATCGGCATGTCCACCAAAGCAGGTAGTGGCTCGGGACTCGCTCGTGTCCTCCAAGGTGCCCCCCGCTGGGCCACATGGGCGGGTGATGAGCTCACTTGGACGCCCACAGGGGTCTTCACCCGGGACCCACGCGGCTCTTGCTTGGGACGGGCTTTTAGGTCCCCGTGGGAGCAGCCTGGGAGGGTGAGGGCAGCCTCTTGGCCGTGGTGAGCACCCCGTATGCCTGGGGCGGGGGGCTCGGGGTCCGGTTCTCGGTGCTTGTCTGCATGGGCTCGTGGTCCTGCGGGCCGCCAGGCTGGCTTCCCAGCAGGAGGTGGCTCTTCAGCTCCCGTGGAGTCACTctgagggcggggcctggggtGCTTGGACGGCCCCTGCATCCAGGtcccagggtcttctgtcctcgCCTCTGACTTTCTCGGAGGGGAGGACCCCGCTGAGGCCCTCTGCTGGCCTCTGCCGTTGTGGTGTGAGCAGGGTTTGTGGGGCCTGGAGCCCGCGTTCCTGGCGGGCATTGACCTGCAGGGGACATTCCCACAGCCGTGGTGGCTCCTGAGTCTCCGCTGGGAAGACAGGCCCGGCTCCGGGTCCCCGTTAGGAACCGTGTCCCCAGCATCCCGTCCGCGCGTTGTGTCAGTGCGTGTGGCTCACACACGTCCTGGCTGAGGTGGCTTTCTGTTGGGTCCCAGCCTTTCATGGCTCCACGGCTCCCTTTCAGTGGGCAGAGGGGAGACGCGCTTG
Proteins encoded:
- the CLPTM1L gene encoding lipid scramblase CLPTM1L isoform X2, whose amino-acid sequence is MWSGRSSFTSLVVGVFVVYVVHTCWVMYGIVYTRPCSGHGRCIQPYLAQRPKLQLSVYTTTRSNLGAENNVDLVLNVEDFDVESKFERTVNVSVPKKTRNNGTLYAYVFLHHAGVLPWNDAKQVHLVSPLTTYMVPKPEEVSLLTGEPAAQQIEAEKRPTSALDEPVSHWRPRLTLNVMVDNFIFDGASLPADVQRYMKMIQLGKTVQYLPILFIDQLSNRVKDLMVINRSSTELPLTVSYDKISLGRLRFWIHMQDAVYSLQQFGFSEKDADEVKGIFVDTNLYFLALTFFVAAFHLLFDFLAFKNDISFWKKKKSMIGMSTKAVLWRCFSTVVIFLFLLDEQTSLLVLVPAGIGAAIELWKVKKALKMTVIWRGLWPTFQFGTYSESERRTEEYDAQAMKYLSYLLYPLCIGGAVYSLLNIKYKRWPGLAHQEQPPLRPQHRRGRGPRSRQAEWRPRHLPLPSSWYSWLINSFVNGVYAFGFLFMLPQLFVNYKMKSVAHLPWKAFTYKAFNTFIDDVFAFIITMPTSHRLACFRDDVVFLVYLYQRWLYPVDKSRVNEFGESYEETPQRKPHTD
- the CLPTM1L gene encoding lipid scramblase CLPTM1L isoform X3, whose product is MWSGRSSFTSLVVGVFVVYVVHTCWVMYGIVYTRPCSGHGRCIQPYLAQRPKLQLSVYTTTRSNLGAENNVDLVLNVEDFDVESKFERTVNVSVPKKTRNNGTLYAYVFLHHAGVLPWNDAKQVHLVSPLTTYMVPKPEEVSLLTGEPAAQQQIEAEKRPTSALDEPVSHWRPRLTLNVMVDNFIFDGASLPADVQRYMKMIQLGKTVQYLPILFIDQLSNRVKDLMVINRSSTELPLTVSYDKISLGRLRFWIHMQDAVYSLQQFGFSEKDADEVKGIFVDTNLYFLALTFFVAAFHLLFDFLAFKNDISFWKKKKSMIGMSTKAVLWRCFSTVVIFLFLLDEQTSLLVLVPAGIGAAIELWKVKKALKMTVIWRGLWPTFQFGTYSESERRTEEYDAQAMKYLSYLLYPLCIGGAVYSLLNIKYKSWYSWLINSFVNGVYAFGFLFMLPQLFVNYKMKSVAHLPWKAFTYKAFNTFIDDVFAFIITMPTSHRLACFRDDVVFLVYLYQRWLYPVDKSRVNEFGESYEETPQRKPHTD
- the CLPTM1L gene encoding lipid scramblase CLPTM1L isoform X4, whose product is MWSGRSSFTSLVVGVFVVYVVHTCWVMYGIVYTRPCSGHGRCIQPYLAQRPKLQLSVYTTTRSNLGAENNVDLVLNVEDFDVESKFERTVNVSVPKKTRNNGTLYAYVFLHHAGVLPWNDAKQVHLVSPLTTYMVPKPEEVSLLTGEPAAQQIEAEKRPTSALDEPVSHWRPRLTLNVMVDNFIFDGASLPADVQRYMKMIQLGKTVQYLPILFIDQLSNRVKDLMVINRSSTELPLTVSYDKISLGRLRFWIHMQDAVYSLQQFGFSEKDADEVKGIFVDTNLYFLALTFFVAAFHLLFDFLAFKNDISFWKKKKSMIGMSTKAVLWRCFSTVVIFLFLLDEQTSLLVLVPAGIGAAIELWKVKKALKMTVIWRGLWPTFQFGTYSESERRTEEYDAQAMKYLSYLLYPLCIGGAVYSLLNIKYKSWYSWLINSFVNGVYAFGFLFMLPQLFVNYKMKSVAHLPWKAFTYKAFNTFIDDVFAFIITMPTSHRLACFRDDVVFLVYLYQRWLYPVDKSRVNEFGESYEETPQRKPHTD
- the CLPTM1L gene encoding lipid scramblase CLPTM1L isoform X1 — its product is MWSGRSSFTSLVVGVFVVYVVHTCWVMYGIVYTRPCSGHGRCIQPYLAQRPKLQLSVYTTTRSNLGAENNVDLVLNVEDFDVESKFERTVNVSVPKKTRNNGTLYAYVFLHHAGVLPWNDAKQVHLVSPLTTYMVPKPEEVSLLTGEPAAQQQIEAEKRPTSALDEPVSHWRPRLTLNVMVDNFIFDGASLPADVQRYMKMIQLGKTVQYLPILFIDQLSNRVKDLMVINRSSTELPLTVSYDKISLGRLRFWIHMQDAVYSLQQFGFSEKDADEVKGIFVDTNLYFLALTFFVAAFHLLFDFLAFKNDISFWKKKKSMIGMSTKAVLWRCFSTVVIFLFLLDEQTSLLVLVPAGIGAAIELWKVKKALKMTVIWRGLWPTFQFGTYSESERRTEEYDAQAMKYLSYLLYPLCIGGAVYSLLNIKYKRWPGLAHQEQPPLRPQHRRGRGPRSRQAEWRPRHLPLPSSWYSWLINSFVNGVYAFGFLFMLPQLFVNYKMKSVAHLPWKAFTYKAFNTFIDDVFAFIITMPTSHRLACFRDDVVFLVYLYQRWLYPVDKSRVNEFGESYEETPQRKPHTD